A single window of Mycolicibacterium aurum DNA harbors:
- a CDS encoding potassium transporter Kup, with translation MTSVLTRNPGRVSENDRIDDSPGTRRTHLLRPAIVVGALGVVFGDIGTSPIYTLATVFDPHDAHPVPVSPNNVYGVVSLIFWSVMTIVTLTYVTLVMRADNHGEGGIMALITLVRRWSAPKTRHTSMILAALGVFGAALFFGDSMITPAISVLSAVEGLEIVDPDFKDFVVPVTAAIIVALFAVQRRGTAVVGRFFGPVMILWFLSIGALGVGGIAREPEILRALSPTYALGFLAGHFHIAFFALAAVVLAVTGAEALYADMGHFGRKAITLGWLGLVLPACTVNYFGQGALVLSDESAVRAPFFLLMPEWSRIPLILLATAATVIASQAVITGAFSVASQAAQLGYLPRLRVQHTSASTIGQVYVPWINGVLLVAVLILVFAFRSSSALAYAFGMAVTGTITITTLLFLYLARTRAGAPLWLVVIGGGALLFVDLMFFAANMTKLVHGAWLPLLIAVCAFTVMTTWQRGRAIVTRARRRAEGPMREFIDSLSTREPPLIRLPGTAVFLNRGDDTAPLSMRANVEHNHVLAEHVVIVSLNTEPVPRVPDAERVTVDELGSAHDGIVHVLAHFGYMDRVDVPRALSLLDPSQTEGPLDLDRATYFLSKLELCQGDAPTMAPWRKRLFIATSYITADAAASFGLPLDRTVIIGSRLQV, from the coding sequence ATGACGTCAGTTCTAACGCGAAATCCTGGTCGCGTCAGCGAGAATGACCGCATAGACGACAGCCCAGGCACCAGACGCACACACCTGCTGCGACCCGCGATCGTGGTCGGCGCACTCGGGGTGGTCTTCGGCGACATCGGAACCAGCCCGATCTACACGCTGGCGACCGTGTTCGACCCCCACGATGCGCACCCGGTGCCCGTGTCGCCGAACAACGTGTACGGGGTGGTGTCGCTGATCTTCTGGTCGGTGATGACGATCGTGACGCTGACCTACGTCACACTGGTGATGCGCGCCGACAACCACGGCGAGGGCGGGATCATGGCGCTCATCACGCTGGTCAGGAGGTGGTCCGCCCCGAAAACCCGGCACACCTCGATGATCCTCGCGGCGCTCGGGGTGTTTGGCGCCGCGCTGTTCTTCGGCGACAGCATGATCACGCCCGCGATCTCGGTGCTGTCCGCGGTCGAGGGGCTGGAGATTGTCGACCCGGACTTCAAGGACTTCGTCGTGCCCGTGACGGCGGCGATCATCGTCGCACTGTTCGCCGTCCAACGCCGCGGCACCGCCGTGGTCGGCCGGTTCTTCGGGCCGGTGATGATCCTGTGGTTCCTCTCGATCGGCGCCCTCGGCGTCGGGGGCATCGCCCGCGAGCCGGAGATCCTGCGCGCCCTGTCACCCACCTACGCCCTCGGTTTCCTGGCCGGGCACTTCCACATCGCCTTCTTCGCCCTGGCCGCGGTGGTCCTGGCGGTCACTGGCGCCGAGGCCCTCTACGCCGACATGGGCCACTTCGGACGCAAGGCGATCACACTGGGCTGGCTCGGCCTGGTGCTTCCCGCATGCACGGTGAACTACTTCGGCCAGGGCGCCCTGGTGCTCAGCGACGAATCCGCCGTCCGCGCACCGTTTTTCCTGCTCATGCCGGAGTGGTCGCGCATCCCGCTGATCCTGCTGGCCACCGCGGCGACGGTGATCGCATCGCAGGCCGTGATCACCGGCGCATTCTCGGTGGCCTCGCAGGCAGCACAGCTCGGCTATCTGCCCCGGCTGCGCGTCCAGCACACCTCGGCGTCGACGATCGGGCAGGTTTACGTCCCCTGGATCAACGGTGTCCTGCTGGTGGCGGTGTTGATCCTGGTGTTCGCCTTCCGTAGTTCGTCGGCGCTGGCCTACGCATTCGGCATGGCGGTGACGGGCACGATCACCATCACCACCCTGCTCTTCCTGTATCTGGCGCGCACCAGGGCCGGGGCGCCGCTGTGGCTGGTGGTCATCGGCGGCGGTGCGTTGCTGTTCGTGGACCTGATGTTCTTCGCCGCCAACATGACCAAGCTCGTGCACGGTGCGTGGCTGCCGTTGCTGATCGCGGTCTGTGCCTTCACCGTGATGACCACGTGGCAGCGCGGACGCGCGATCGTCACCCGGGCGCGGCGGCGGGCCGAGGGCCCGATGCGGGAGTTCATCGACTCGCTGAGCACCCGGGAGCCGCCGTTGATCCGGCTACCGGGAACGGCCGTGTTCCTCAACAGGGGCGACGACACCGCGCCGCTGTCGATGCGAGCCAACGTCGAGCACAACCACGTGCTGGCCGAGCACGTGGTGATCGTCTCGCTGAACACCGAGCCTGTCCCGCGGGTGCCGGACGCCGAGCGCGTCACCGTCGACGAGCTCGGCTCCGCACACGACGGCATCGTGCACGTGCTCGCCCATTTCGGCTACATGGACCGCGTGGACGTACCCCGCGCGCTGAGCCTGCTCGATCCGTCGCAGACCGAGGGCCCGCTGGATCTGGACCGGGCCACCTACTTCCTGTCCAAACTTGAGCTGTGCCAGGGCGATGCACCGACGATGGCGCCGTGGCGCAAGCGCCTGTTCATCGCGACGTCCTACATCACCGCCGATGCGGCGGCGTCCTTCGGTCTGCCGCTGGACCGGACGGTGATCATCGGGTCACGACTGCAGGTCTGA